ctctctctccatccagGTGGACGGCTTCTTCACGCTGCTCTTCGGCCTCGCGAGCATCAACACCTTGACGGTGATCAGCATCACCAGATACATAAAGGGATGCCATCCAAACAAAGGTTTACAGCTTTAGCCCAGCCTTTTGGCCTTCCTCGCATTCCAGCAGCAGTCTCTTATCTGACAGGGGAGTGTGGTGTTTTTAGTGCTAATGAAAGCTCATTACAGGCTTCAGCTGTGGAAATAACGACCACTCGTCTCCCgcagtttcatttttatttctcaaagACATTATTAACTTATTTTGAAGTGagatttgttattttgggggttGCAACTGATGTTAAAAAATGCCTTAATTACGCTGGAAATTTAGTTGAGTAACTGCTTCTGCTGTCGGCGAGAGATAAAGGATTTTATTGTTTGTGGCTGCTCATGTTAACCTGAGTGTTTTTACATTTGTCGTTAAACTATGGACATTAGTGGTAAATGTGGTGTGGCACCAGCTGCGTTTACTAAAACCTTCGCTCCGATactaaatctaaaaaaaacccgctgcatgtgtttttgtgtgcaaaTGAGTTAGGAGAGTGAAATGTGCAGGTAAACCAATGCAGATAATCCACAAAATACAGCTCAGTATTAAAATCGCTGAAATCCTTGAAAACTGCTGTGCACATATAATATGGGATATTTAAATTAGACGTTGCTCGTTGCCTGGAAATAGAACAAACTATTATTTTCTTCCCTTGAACACTTTATCAACAGAGGCCCTTTTCAGTCGCAGATGTCAGCAAAGGCTGTTAATAAAGAAAAGACTTCATTGTTCAACAGAAATTCATAGCAAGTCAAGAATTCTGCATCTAACTTTTTCTGTTGCCAAAATCATAacctttaaactgtttttaaactgCAAACAATCCTGCAGTCAGTTCCACGGTGTGAGAATAGCAGGCTGTACTCATGTTACTTGTCCTTGCTCTGTCTTCTCGCAGCTCATTGTATTAGCATCAACACGATTGCTGTGTCACTAATCTGCATTTGGACTGGAGGGATTTTTTGGTCTGTTGCTCCACTCCTGGGCTGGGGCAGCTACACAGGTCTGTTTTATGCATCGGACTTAACAGTGCTTCATGCAACATGACAACAGAGCCGTGATCTGATCTTGTATCTCGTGTTTCGTAGATCGAGGTTATGGAACTTGTGAAGTGGACTGGTCCAAAGCCAATTACTCCACTATTTACAAATCCTACATCATATCCATCCTGATCTTCTGCTTTTTCATTCCGGTGATGATCATGCTCTTCTCCTACATCTCCATTATCAACACAGTGAAAACCACTAATGCCATGTCAGCTGACGGTTACCTCACCGCCCGCCAAAGGAAGATGGAGCGGGACGTCACAAGGGTAGGATAAAAGGAAAATAGTTGAATCTAGTTGTGGAGGGTTTATTGAAAGGCTTGATTAGAAATGTAAAAAGGGACTCTTAAAAGGTCTACTTAAAAGTGCCCGCTCAGTCATAAACCTCCACTCACGTTACTCAAGTGCTGACAATTGTTTCCTTATGTCTCTTTTTAGATTTCCATTGTAATCTGCACTGCTTTCATCCTGGCCTGGTCGCCATATGCAGTGGTGTCTATGTGGTCAGCCTGGGGCTTCCACGTGCCAAGCACAACCAGTATCATCACCCGCCTCTTTGCCAAGTCTGCCAGTTTTTACAACCCGCTCATCTACTTCGGCATGAGCTCCAAATTCCGCAAGGACATTTTGGTACTTCTGCCGTGCGCACAAGAGCACAGCGAGGTGGTGCACTTGCAAAACATCACGCCAAAAGCCGAGGCCCCGCCCCCGCCTGAATCACTTCCTGGCCAGAAGCTGGAAGTGAAAAGTGCAGCTGCAGAGTTGAACCAATCTGAGCATGACAGCGACTCGGGGGTCAACAGCCCTCCTCAGACTCCTCCGTCTGACACACAGGTCTTCCACATCGACGTACCCTCTTACACTGAAACATCAGAGTACTGGTGTGACAGGCTCTGAAGACTGTTTCCATTTCACCTCAACCAATACTTGAATTCCATGGGGACACTgggagtatttatttatttattttttgtatgttaTGGTCTTATCCATCTTAATAAACTGTATGTGCAACCAGtgttaataaattattttaagttTCATCCCTGCTGCAAAGAGTATTTATTTCCAGGTCCTGTTAGGAGTGTTTTAACAATCACTCAAACCAAACTGGAACAATGCATGTGTTTTTCTTAAAAGATGCCCAGCTCATGAAATCTGCAGTCAGTAAAATAGCGAGACAAGAGATGCACAACAACATCTGGAAACACTGAAGTGTCCTTAACTCAACTGAAGCAATGTGATGGCACAGTATCCTACTATTTCCCCTGTGTGCCCTGAGGGCATTCATACCCTCAGATCTACCTTATATCCTGCAGTCTACACTCTGTTGAGAAACAACGTTTTATTTCTCAGTGTGTTTACGCATCACTCACAAGGAAATGGTTTTATTAAAGGGGCCGATTCATTCTCATTTCCAACTCCAAATTCTCTTctagagtagctttgcgtgcTTTATTATCTCATCCTCAGCCTTGCTACAGCCCCTGATTCACCCACTGTCTAAGCTGATTTAGCGCATCTCTCTTTAAGGCCACTCTCCTCTTAaaccagctttcttctgatttgcTGCCCCTGGCAAACAAAAGGCTTGAACAGCAGATGGATTAGGCTGCTGTCCTCACAGCCAGAGGTCTGTGGGAGCTAAATGTAGAAAAAACTGTCTGAGAACGCTtgacttttttaaataatactGAATATAATATAAGTATCCACTGCTGTAACAGTACATGCATgacagaaaagaaggaaaacttaAAAGATCAGCTTAATCAAAAGatgagtgttttgttttttgttttttttgtaaactgaAATCATGAGTGCCTGAATTAGGACAACTTTTTGTTTCTGCACCGTAATGACATGAAGGACATTTACAGCAGACATTAAGAGCTAAATGGCCTCGGGCTCATTAGAGCAACCCATACCTACTGTGCTTGTAGTAAAGGTCtgcagtcagtgtgtgtgtgtgtgtgtgtgtgtgtttgtacatgaGCTGTAGGGCACACCGCAACTGCATGTCAAAAGCCGCAAACCCCCAAAGTGACAGTGGATTTAATTTTGAAGTGTTTCCCAAACAGGTGTTGATCGGTTTATTTGTGGAGGAGTGATTGCTCTGGTGAGAGATGACACACTCATCTTAGGTGGTTCATTTGTCAGCCAGGTAATCGGGATGAATGAGTTTTAGAACATATAGTCAGAATCATAGTTTGTTTTTCCCTCAGTGTGCATACTAAGGCAGTGCGTCATTtgattcagagagagagagagagagaaagaaaacacttgTCTGCGCGCTGTCTCGATGGCCCCGGGTTACTGGTCTTCTTCTGCTTGGGTGAAGAGCTGCAAGCCTGAAGTGGGACGGGCAAATAGGAGAAACTTCGCCCCCGTCCCGTTCTCCACTTTTAATGAGCGCTGCGCTCAGGCAGGAGAAAAACTCCAGGTGGAAGAGCGCTCGCACACGCGTCAAACTGCTTTTCAATGAAAGAGTAAGGATTCGGGAAACCTGCGCTGGGAATCACCCCTTTAAACCTCGGAGGATTATTATACCTAATCAGGTAAGCACACATCATTAGTCAGCGAGGATGGGAATTTTGAACACAGAGCTAACAAGCAGCTCCACATAGGAATTATTTAAACGACGCGCGTAATTGGCTTCCAACGTGTTTTAGTCCTATATTTTTTTGTCGGGGATTTTAAATCAACGTCGCGTgttttttgatttgatttgatttttgattttcatgTCATTTCGTGAGAAAGTTGCATTAACAAGTTGCTTGAATAAACCTAGTGCtgcttaaattattttttaaagttctttattttttctttttaaataaaataaaacacagggaTCTAAGTTACCCAAGCTTTTATCCTGAAAGGAATCATTCTGCCAGTGCTTTAAATTATTGCAGCTGCAAGAATTTTTCAGCTATTGAATTAATTTCTTGTACATTATCTTCTTGTGTGTTATGTCTTTCTGTTCTGTTTGGTTTGAAACATACTGATTAAGGACAGGTGGTCTCTATACAGTATGTCCAGCAGCAGAACATAAACAGGCTCTGGCTTGCACTGAAGCCAGTGCCAAGAAATAAAGTAATTCAGCCTGTGCTGTGCTGGATAAACAAatagtcagcagcagcagcacagcccaAAAGGCTACAGAAATGACCTTGTAGAGACATGTTGGCTTTCCTTGGTGTCTGATTTTGATCTCTCTCTTATGGTTCCTTAGTTGGCTTGTTACTACAACACTTGGCACATCCAGCATGCTTACAGTACAATTCTGACACCTGTGAAGGGTGGGATTTAACACTGCCTGGCACGGGTGTGCGTGTAAATACTTTCTCGCTCTGGGCATGCAATCACCCAGGAACTTGGTGAAAGCAAGTTCTCAGCTGGTCGTGATATTTAAATAAGCCTCAATCTCCTTTAGTGTGTAGCCTTGTTGCATTTGCACAGGTCACTCCAGCCTAGAAATGCGGCACTGCTGAAATGCAGAAGTACCTTTTACTTGGCAGAAGCTGCATTAGAGGGAAAAAAGCAACTGTGTGCTTTCAGTTCAAAAAAAGCACTCTGAAGACTCAGATTCACCAGTCATAAGTGTTTGTGGTCTGTACCTATGCTTCCAAAACCTATTATGTGCTGGTCTTTGAAATACCCACAGACAGCCACTGTTTACATTACATCCACTGTATACCTGTGctgctcctgcaagatgtgattttttttccctgctttATGCATTGTGAAAGTTTTCACAGCAGCtgaaatttttttaatttcactagCAACATCAGATTAGCTGGTTTCGTGCAAAACAGCTTGGCATTGTGTGATCTTGGTGAAGGCTGTTCGGTGCAGGTAATCCACATTGTAGTGACAGTGTTAGTTGAAATGGACTTTAATGCCTTAAACTATGTGAGCTGTCTGAGCTGCTTTGCTTTCTACAAAGTGACTAAGGCTCATGCACAGAGCCTTTGTAGTGGCTGTGAAAATCACTTTGGTTTTTCTGTAGCTTTTTTCATACTTGTTACCATGTCAATGGTTTGTTTGATTTGTATCCCCACCCAGCTGAAATTAGATGCTGGAGATCCCAATGACGACCGAGAATATAGCTGATGCGACCTCAGAGGCAAAGCTAGGCTATTTAAATTACATATGTTTTATCTAAAGTTTAGATGAATGCAAACTATAGGGCACTTCAGC
The Pelmatolapia mariae isolate MD_Pm_ZW linkage group LG13, Pm_UMD_F_2, whole genome shotgun sequence DNA segment above includes these coding regions:
- the LOC134640121 gene encoding visual pigment-like receptor peropsin, whose translation is MELTLKAFTLKVVNIPWRNNNLSTLHIDPPLSDQGQTIIGVYLLVLGWLSWFGNSLVMFVLYRQRATLQSTDLLTLNLAISDASISIFGYSRGILEIFNIFKDDGYLITWIWTCQVDGFFTLLFGLASINTLTVISITRYIKGCHPNKAHCISINTIAVSLICIWTGGIFWSVAPLLGWGSYTDRGYGTCEVDWSKANYSTIYKSYIISILIFCFFIPVMIMLFSYISIINTVKTTNAMSADGYLTARQRKMERDVTRISIVICTAFILAWSPYAVVSMWSAWGFHVPSTTSIITRLFAKSASFYNPLIYFGMSSKFRKDILVLLPCAQEHSEVVHLQNITPKAEAPPPPESLPGQKLEVKSAAAELNQSEHDSDSGVNSPPQTPPSDTQVFHIDVPSYTETSEYWCDRL